One genomic segment of Bradyrhizobium prioriisuperbiae includes these proteins:
- a CDS encoding ABC transporter permease: MSKVLAVNRRNFAASIPGASVMLIVLTIVFAFVSPDFATRSNLTNILAQSTILLVVALPMTLVILTEGLDLSVGAVASLASMVIASVAVVTGSLSAAIGAGLLVGLGFGLANGGLIAVLGIPPFVATLGTLGAAQGLALVISDGQSVTGFGSDLSDLYYGSIGPLALPIIYSVLLYLAFHWLLDRSRFGVAVRALGGNRQALALSGRSVRLPLIAVYGLSSVMAGFTALLMTSRMNAGHPTAGLGLEFDAIAAVALGGTSFERGHGWLAGTLLGVLTISILRNGITLLSIPAAAQVTSVGLMVIIAMIIDRHGRGVQ, from the coding sequence ATGTCTAAAGTCCTTGCCGTGAACAGGCGAAACTTCGCTGCTTCAATTCCTGGCGCTTCGGTCATGCTTATCGTTCTTACGATAGTATTTGCGTTTGTGAGTCCGGACTTCGCAACGCGCAGCAATCTCACCAATATTCTGGCTCAGTCCACAATCCTGCTTGTCGTCGCCCTTCCGATGACATTGGTGATCCTGACCGAGGGGCTGGACCTTTCAGTCGGCGCGGTCGCTTCCCTCGCGTCGATGGTGATCGCAAGCGTTGCCGTCGTGACGGGCTCGCTCAGCGCAGCAATCGGCGCGGGCCTACTCGTGGGGCTGGGGTTCGGATTGGCGAATGGCGGATTGATTGCGGTGCTCGGGATCCCCCCCTTCGTCGCCACACTTGGCACGCTCGGGGCGGCGCAAGGGCTCGCCCTTGTCATAAGCGACGGACAGAGCGTCACGGGGTTTGGGAGTGACCTGAGCGATCTGTATTACGGATCGATCGGCCCGCTTGCATTGCCGATTATCTATTCGGTCCTGCTCTACCTCGCCTTTCACTGGCTGCTTGACCGCTCTCGTTTCGGCGTAGCGGTGCGAGCATTAGGTGGAAATCGTCAAGCACTAGCGTTGAGTGGACGCAGCGTCCGATTGCCGTTAATCGCCGTCTATGGCCTAAGCAGCGTAATGGCGGGCTTCACCGCACTCCTGATGACCTCACGCATGAATGCGGGGCACCCAACAGCGGGGCTCGGCCTCGAGTTTGACGCGATTGCGGCAGTCGCGCTGGGTGGAACCTCATTCGAGCGGGGACACGGTTGGCTGGCCGGAACGTTACTCGGCGTTCTGACGATCAGCATCCTACGCAACGGCATTACACTCCTGTCGATTCCTGCGGCGGCCCAAGTCACAAGTGTTGGATTGATGGTGATCATCGCCATGATCATCGATCGGCATGGACGGGGCGTGCAATGA